GTCTCTTGAATCACCAACAGTCACTTATGCAAACAATAACTTCACTTTGTTAGTTCAGTTGGTTGATTCAAATAAAAACAATCAAGGTCAAATCACCGTGACTGTTGAAATGCCACAACAAAAAGATGCGCCAGTGTTTCCAAGTGCTACAGCAGCTACTCCTGCGCCGGCACCAACAGCCGCGCCAGTTGTAACTACACCTGAAGTAGAGAAAAAAGAAAAAGAAGATGAATCAAAAGCAACCCAAGTTCACGGAAAATAATTAGATTAGTATTTAAAGCTTCGCCAAGGATGGCGATTTATCCCTCTCTCCTCTGACCGAGTTCCTCCCAAGGAACTCGGTTTTTTTTTACCCGCTGACCTTTTTTGTTTTGAAATTATCATTTTTATACATCAAATTTTGCGAGCTCCATTTTAACAGGCGTTCGACTGCGCACGGAAATTGTAATGATATAGAAACGAGCGTCGGCTCTAATATTCTAGGCTCCTACCTAAGCTTGTTGTGTAGAAGTTACTGTAGGACGTATGCTGTTGTTGAAGTAGTAAGATTCCGATCAAGTAACGCATGGAATGCGATTACAATTTTGACTCGGAACTTATGTAGGTGCCTAGAATTAATTTTTTCTTAAGCGACTTTGCGACCTGATTTAAGCGATGGTTTCTGAAAAGTATTCGCTGTTTCTTTTTCTGGTAATACAGCGCCAAAGGTTTTTTTAATTGTCATTTCTCTGATTTCTTCTTTTAAATCTTGCATGAAAATTTCTTTAACGGGGCCAGGTATATGTACACCTTGATCCTTGAGATGCTGGATATAATCATCAACCACAGCTTGAATCATCTGTGATGAGCGTGTTTCATCTGTGCCACAGCGAAAAAGATGACGTTCTAATATTTGTACGAGGGGATCCTTAAAGTGTGCATTGTTCATTGATGTAATCTCCTTAACATATTTTTCGGATGCCCCCGAAGTTCACTTAACGAGTTTAAGGTCTGAGAAGTGTAGATGACCAAAGCATCTAGACCATGATAAGGTAGGTTGTATGTCAGCCCTGAATTATGATGAAATTTATAAAATCTGTGAAGAGCTTCAGCAGTTACAAGGAGCTCAGCTTCAAGGTGTTTTGTTTAAACCCCCAACGAGGTACTACCTAGATTTTCGTCTTCCGGGCTTTAATCGATGGCTCTTGATTGATCTTGCTCCCGCAGATCCACTATTTTTGACATTAAGTGAAGAGCAGGGGCTAGAAAAAATCAAAAAAGGAGCAAAGCAAACTCCTGTGTCTAATTTCTTACGGGCCCATTTTTTAAATCACAGGATTCATTCATTAGAAGTAGCGCAAAAACCAAATCGAACGGTGCGTGTGAGTTTTGACATTGAAAATACAATTCTATTAACCTTTAAATGCTTTCCCCATGGTTATGAAATAAAGCTTCAGGCTAATGATAAAAGAGTGGTGGTGCCTAGGCGAACTACTCAATTAGAAGATGAAGTTACCTTCATAGAGCCACAGAGAATTAATTCTTGGCAGTTTAATGATCAGTGTGCCCAAGATCATTTAAAAGTTATTACATCAAAGCCTCTAGAGTCTTATCATCTCAAACTAATCAAGAAGTTAGAGCGCGCCCTTCAAGCAATTGATGAAGGTGAAATCAAGGGGCGTGAGAAAGACCTTCAAAAGATAAATGAGTTAGAGGTGGAAGCTCAGGCTCTGAAAGCTGAGATGGGTGATGCTATAGGTCAAAGGCTCGATGAGATTTATGCAGAGCTTAAGCGAGTGAAGCGTAAGGGTGAGCAGACTTTAGTTCGAAAAAATGACTTAGCAGGACAACTTGAAAAACTAAGATCTCAAAGTGGAGGTGATGGTGTTTTAGATCAAGTGCAAACTCCCCAAAAGCAACGCACTAAAATATTCTCAGGTACTCGCATACGCCTAGATCCTCAGTGGGAATTATGGGTGGGGAGAAATGCTTGGCAAAACGAAGATCTGCTCAAAATTTCAAGCCCCCATGACTTATGGATTCACCTGCGTGATTATCCAGGAGCTCACGGCACACTTCGGGGGCCTAAAAAAACAGAGCCTCCTGTAAAACATATTGAATACGCTTGTCGGGTAGTAGCGCTTTTAAGTCAGTCAAAGAAAAAACCATTTTCAGAAGGTGAGCCCCTTGACTTTATTGTGACTCCACGCAAATTCGTAAAAAAGCCCAAGGGAGCGGCTCCAGGTTTAGTAATTGTTGAGCGAGAAAATGTTAGACGCATTGCATTTAAAAATTTTAAATTTGAAGTGATTTAATTGACACTGAGAAGCCCCTTGCTAATCTAAGTGCTTGAAATTTAAAGCACTCATTCTATTTTTTAAAAAGAGGAACCTATGATTGAGATATCTCAACTCACAAAGCGATATGGTGCGATTACGGCAATTAACAATCTCAATTTTTCCGTTAAAAAAGGCGAAATTGTTGGATTCTTAGGCCCAAACGGCGCAGGCAAAACGACAACCATGAAAATCATTACAGGTTTCATGGCTCCCACATCGGGCTACGTAAAAGTAGCTGGGTTTGATGTTTTTGAAGATCCCATTGAAGTGAAAAAACGAATCGGATATTTACCCGAAACGCCTCCACTTTATACAGACATGCTGGTCGCCGATTATTTAGCATTTGTAGCAAAACTTAAAGGTGTCTCAGGCCCAGCTGTAAACAAGGGTGTTCAATATGCCATTGAGAAAACAAATCTTGGGCAGGTTCAAAAAAGATTAATCGGAAATCTCTCAAAAGGATTTCGTCAAAGAGTTGGAATCGCTCAGGCATTAGTTCATAACCCAGAGGTTTTAATATTAGATGAACCAACAGTAGGGTTAGACCCAAAACAAGTTATTGAAATTAGAAATCTTATCAAAGAACTCGCCGGCCAACATACGGTCATTTTATCCACCCACGTTTTGCCTGAGGTTACTGCAACTTGCCAAAGAATTATTATTATTAATCGAGGTGAAATTGCTGCGGAAGATACCTTTGAAGGTTTGAGTAAACGCATGAGTGATACCCGTAGATTTTTTGTTCGGGTAAGAAGATCAACTGAATTTGAAAGTCATGTGCGAAATCTCAAAGGAGTAAAAAGCTTTCGAAAAGCAACTGATAGTAACACCTACGAAGTTGAGCTTGATAAAAACGATGAATCCAATGAGCTCTTAGCTGAGACAGTTGTTAAGTCGGGAGCAGGGCTTATGGAGTTTAGAGTAATTGATGTGAGTCTAGAAGATATTTTTCTTAAGCTTACTACTACTGACCCAGCTCAAGTTGCCGGAGGAAAATCATGAAGAAATCATTTATTTTAGCTGCCAAAGAATACAAAAGTTATTTTACTGGCCCCGTTGCCTATGTTGTCACCGGGCTTTTTGTATTTTTAATGAGCTGGATGTTTTTCCAAATTCTCTCAGCATTTGCTCAGCGATCACTCATGTCAATGATGCAAGGGGGCCGCGGAGGTTTAAGTCTTAATGACTATGTTTTTGCGCCGCACTTTAGCAATGTAAACGTTGTGCTCTTGATTATGATTCCAGCTTTGACAATGCGACTCTTTGCAGAAGAAAGAAAAAACCGAACTCTTGATTTATTAATGACATCCCCTTTAACGGCTACTCATATAGTTCTTGGAAAATTTTTAGCCGGCCTTCTTGTAGTTTGGACAGTACTTGCAACCCTTGCTGTGTATCCACTTGCTACATCAATGTTTGGTCAATTTGATAAAGGTCCGATCCTTACAAGTTTTTTAGGCTT
The window above is part of the Oligoflexia bacterium genome. Proteins encoded here:
- a CDS encoding ABC transporter permease, which codes for MKKSFILAAKEYKSYFTGPVAYVVTGLFVFLMSWMFFQILSAFAQRSLMSMMQGGRGGLSLNDYVFAPHFSNVNVVLLIMIPALTMRLFAEERKNRTLDLLMTSPLTATHIVLGKFLAGLLVVWTVLATLAVYPLATSMFGQFDKGPILTSFLGLGLLSGVYVAIGVFASSLTENVIIAYFVAFVIELFFWVIGWASASMEGAASQAVFNYLSIVTHFSDFAKGMIDTSSVIYYLSLMFFFCFLTHRVVESARWR
- a CDS encoding ATP-binding cassette domain-containing protein, translating into MIEISQLTKRYGAITAINNLNFSVKKGEIVGFLGPNGAGKTTTMKIITGFMAPTSGYVKVAGFDVFEDPIEVKKRIGYLPETPPLYTDMLVADYLAFVAKLKGVSGPAVNKGVQYAIEKTNLGQVQKRLIGNLSKGFRQRVGIAQALVHNPEVLILDEPTVGLDPKQVIEIRNLIKELAGQHTVILSTHVLPEVTATCQRIIIINRGEIAAEDTFEGLSKRMSDTRRFFVRVRRSTEFESHVRNLKGVKSFRKATDSNTYEVELDKNDESNELLAETVVKSGAGLMEFRVIDVSLEDIFLKLTTTDPAQVAGGKS